GGTCCAGAAGGATCTTTAGTTGTAACAATAAAATTTCCAATACCACTTACATTGGTACAAATAACATAGAATGTACCATTGTGATATCGAATAGTTGGTGCAAACATGCCTTTAGAAACACCCTGACCAGAAAAATCTCCTTGTTCTTTTCGTGTTATAACATGCCCAATTTGTTTCCAGCTTATTAGATCTGTACTTTCAAATATAGGTATTCCAGGGAAGTAGGTAAATGTAGATGTGATTAAGTAAAATTTCCCGTTTGCTGAACATATACTGGGGTCTGGATAAAAGCCAGCTAGAATTGGGTTTAAATAAGTACTGTCTGTTTTTGATACTTCTTTGAAAGCTTCATCCTTTCCTTCGTAATTAAACCAATCAAACACTGCGTATTCACTTTGCGCAATCGGTTGCTTTTTATTGGAAATTTTTTTACATGAAAAGGATAAAAGAACTAATGATAATAAAAATAATGCATTAAAAAATTTAGTCATCTTTTTCGGTTTAAATTGATGCATTAAATATAAAATATAATTTGTTTAAAAAATGTATATTTGGTTTAATTATTTTGATAAAAGGATGAAAGAGCATACCGAAGTTACTATTTACGATATAGCAGACAAGTTAAATTTAGCAACTTCAACTATTTCCAGAGCGTTAAAAGACCATCATAGTATTAGTAAAAAAACGATTGAAAAGGTTAAGAAAACGGCAAAGGAAATGGGGTATCGTCCCAATAATTTAGCGGCTAGCTTACGCAGTAAAAAAACAAAAACCATAGGTGTTTTATTACCAACTATTACGCAACCCTTCTTGTCTTCCTTAATTAGTGGCATAGAAATAGCAGCTCAAAAAGCAGGTTACAATGTGGTTATTATGCAATCTCACGATTCTTACGAGCAAGAAGTAAGCATGACCCAATCTTTATACAATAACAGAGTAAGTGGTATTATTTGCTCGTTGGCTATGGAAACCCAAGACACCTCGCATTTTCAGTTATTTATGGATAGCAATACGCCATTGGTTTTTGTGGATAGGGTGCCAAAAACCTTTAATACGTTTCGTGTGGTTATTGATAATTATGCAGCAGGCTATAAAGCAACACAGCATCTTATTTCGCAGGGATGTAAACGGATAGCCCATCTTACTGCTGGTTCGGAATTTAGTATTTATTACGAAAGAAAAAAGGGCTATTTAGATGCTTTAAAGGAAGCCAACCTTCCTATTGAAGACGATCTTATTATTAAACTTAAAGCAGTAACATACGAAGAAGCAGAAAAAGCAACCAATAAACTTCTTGATTTAAAGAATCCGCCCGATGGTATTTTTGCACCAGGTGATATTTTAGGAGTAAGCGCTATTCAATGTGCTAAAAAAAGAGGTGTTAAAGTACCCGAAGAATTGGCGGTAATAGGTTTTAACAACGACCCTATTTCACATATTATTGATCCTAATCTATCAACCATTACACATCCTGCTGAAAAAATGGGGCAAGCATCTGCCGAAATTATTTTGAAAAATTTAAAGTCTTCTAAAAGGGACGAAGTTAAAGAAATTACCTTTTTAAATACCGAAGTGTTGGTTCGGGAATCTTCAAAAAGAAATTAGATTACTTAGTTGTCTTTTTTATTTCAAAAGGTGTAGATGGCAAGCCTGCATTTGAATATAAATTTGCATTATCAGGATTGTTCGCCCAAGCATATCTAACAACCGTTGGGTTTTTAATGTTTTCGTTCCAAACTTCAACCTTATTGTTTTTAATAATAGCTTTTGCCCAAACAAAGTTGACACCATCATCTGAAATTGAAAAGCCCTTTAAATCATCCTCACCTTTAATTATTAAGTCACTTCCTTTGTTTTTAAAAGAAATAATCACCTTGTGTCCATTAAATGTCGCTTTACATGGTAACGGACTTGATGCCTGAATGGTTTTTTCGCCATAAGCCATTTTTCGTGCCAATAGTGCTAAACGCTTACCAACATCTTCTTTATTTAAAGGATGGATATCGTTCCATTCGCCTAAGTCTATCGTGACGGCCATACCTGTATTTGGAACTTTCAATGATTCTAGTTGCGATTGTCTTAATTGTGCCCAATTACTTTCTGTTGGTTCTGGGCTAGTTTCCATAAAGTTTGTTAGTTGCACAAAAAGAAAAGGGAATTTTCCTTGATGCCATTTATTTCTCCAATCGTTTATAAGTGCCGGGAGCGTTTTTGCATAGTGTTTTGGATTATGGGTATTTGACTCGCCTTGATACCATAGGACTCCTTTTATTTTTAAGTTAATTAGAGGCGCTATCATGGCGTTGTATAAACCTTCTGGTTTCCAACGAATAAATGTCGGCCCTTTTAATGGTTGCATGGTGGTTCCTAATTTATATTTCCATGTGCCTTTTAAATCGATGGTATCATTATCTACAGCTAAATAATAAGGTTTGTCCAAAACAAATCCACCCTTTCCAATGTTGTTAATAACTCGAATTGAAATAGTGTTTTTCCCTTCTTTTAAAATAGTTGATTTTACCTCATATCTACGTGGTGGATATTGGTAGCCTGTGGTTCCTACAAATTCACCATTTATATAAACAGAATCTTGGTCAACAATACGACCCAAAAATAGTTTTGCAGGTTTTCCAAGCATTGATTTTGGTACAATGATATCTTTGCTAAACCAAACAACACCATTTATGTTTCCAAGAGCGGAATCTGCCCAATAACCAGGTATTTCCATGTCATCCCAATCACTAAAATCGATGCCTGAAGGTAAATCCCAGTGATTGTAAATCCCTTTATCTTTTGAATTTAAAAGCGCATACCAATCATCACTTCTTTTTTTATCACTATTTTCAATGCGTTCTATTAAGGTGTCATTTTTATATTTTTGTACTTCTTCATAAGGCTCTGGGAAATCCTTAAGCGCATCATCGCTCAACCAAGATTCAATTGGAGAACCACCTAAAGCAGCATTGATTATTCCAATAGGAATTTGGTGCTTTTCATAAATTTCCTTAGCAAAAAAATAGGCAACACCAGAAAATTCAAGGACTGTACTAGGTGTTGCTGCAATCCAGCTACCGTCTTTAAAATCTTTTTGAGGTTCTTTAAAATTATAAGTGTCCGGAACTAAAAATTGACGAATATGGGTATTGGTAGCATTTTTTATTATAGCGCCATATTTTTCTTTTAAGCGTTCCATGGGCAGCTCCATATTTGATTGTCCGGAACACACCCAAACATCGCCAAATAAAATATCTTGAATTGTTATTTCGTTGCTTGCTTTAAAAACCATTTCAAATGGTCCGCCAGCTTTTTGGGCAGGGAGCATTATCTGCCAGTTGCCGCTGTTATCTGCTTCTGTATTATAGGTTTTGGTTTTGAAAACCAACTTGATTTTTTCATTTGGAGCAGCCCAACCCCAAACCTTTACTTTTTCGTCTCTCTGTAGAATAACACCATCACTTATTAATTTAGGAAGCTTTATTTGCCCAATTAAATTTGTGGATTGAATAATAAGGAAAACGTTAATTAAAATTTTTAGTTTGTTCATTTTTATTTAACTGTAATTATAGTTTCAGACATTTTTTGTGCTCCCAGTTCAAAGCTTCGTTTCATGGGGCTAGAACCACCAACGTAAATTTTAAATTCACCAGCTTCAATTGTTCTTGTGCCATCGTTTTTTACAATTTCGAAATCTTTGGGCGCTAATTCAAATTCCAAAGTTCTAGATTCATTGGGTTTTAAGTTGATTCGTTCTGTTTTAATAAGCTGAAAATTAGGTGCTGTAACAGATGCTTCTAAATCTGAAATATACATTTGAACCACTTCATCTGAAGTTGTTTTTCCCGAATTGGTAATGGTAACTTTTAGTTTTAAGTTGTCTTTTTTTGACATAGTTGGTGTTGTGGTTTGAATTTTCCCATATGAGAAAGTGGTGTAACTTAAACCAAAACCAAAGGGGTACATAGGATCTAGATTCATGTATTTATAGGTTCTTCCTTTCATAGAATAATCATGGTAATCGGGTAATTGGTCTAACGATTTTGGGAACGTAATTGGCAAACGACCTGAAGGTGACACATTGCCAAAAAGAATATCAGCGACGGCTGTACCACCTTCTTCGCCAGGGTACCAAACAAGTAAAACAGCATCAGCAAGTTCATGTACTTCAGCTAGATTCATAGGGCTCCCACCCGTAATAATAGCTACAATTGGTTTTTTGTCTTCGGGATTTTTATCTGCGGCTTTTCGTAATTTTCTTAAATAATCCAATTGACTTTCGGGTAAATTGTAATCCAGTCTATCACCTGCAGTTGCTGATGCCAGAGATTCGCCTTCTTCGCCTTCCAATAAACTGGAAATTCCTAACACGGCCAGTGTAACATCGCTATTACCTGCGTTTCCGCTAGCCCAATCTATAGGGTTTTTAGGCATTTCGCTTAGCATACAACCCAATCTATATTGTATTTGGCTGGCAGGATTTATGGCGTTTGCAATGCCTTCTAAAATAGTAACAAGTTTAGGATTAACACCATAATAATTTCCTAAAAGAATATCAATATTTGCTGCATTTGGACCTGTAACGAAATACTTTGACAGGTCGTTTTTAAGAGGCAAAACACCATTATTTTTTAGTAAAACCATGCTTTTAACAGCAACTTCCTTTGCTAAGGCTCTATGGGTTTCACTATTTACAACATCTATTGAAATACCATCATAAGGATTACTGCCCTTGGGGTCAAAAAGGCCTAATTTAAAGCGTGTGCGTAATAATTTAGCTAGTTGCGAGTCTATCTCTTTTTCAGTAATTAAACCTGTTTTAACGGCTTCGGGTAAGTAGCTGTAAATGCTTCCGCAATTTAAACTTATGCCACTTTTAACCGCCAAGGCTGCGGCCTCGGCTGGAGTTTTTACAATACCGTGACCGCCTTCGCTGGGCTGTTTGTAAAAGTCTTCCAAGGCACCACAATCAGTTAAAACATGGCCTTTAAACTGCCATTTATCTAGCAGTACTTCCGAAATTAAATATGTGTTAGCACAACAAGGTTCGCCATTTGTACTATTGTAGGCACACATAATAGACTCAACTTTGGCGTCAACTAACGCCTCAAATGCGGGTAAATAGGTTTCCCATAAATCTTTTTGATTAGACTCGGCATTAAATTCGTGTCTTAGTTTTTC
This genomic window from Mariniflexile sp. TRM1-10 contains:
- a CDS encoding glycoside hydrolase family 3 C-terminal domain-containing protein, giving the protein MIKTAFIFINKSVFILLILVSCKNDNSETISTVDNKIPPTNFEFPFYNPSLSIDERVQDLISRLTLEEKANQMMNSTSGIDRLKISPYDYWNEALHGVGRSCVATVFPQAIGMGATFDDNLIYRVSSAISDEARALYNAASEKGYYKKYGGLTFWTPNINIFRDPRWGRGQETYGEDPYLTSIIGVSFVKGLQGDHPNYLKTAACAKHYAVHSGPEKLRHEFNAESNQKDLWETYLPAFEALVDAKVESIMCAYNSTNGEPCCANTYLISEVLLDKWQFKGHVLTDCGALEDFYKQPSEGGHGIVKTPAEAAALAVKSGISLNCGSIYSYLPEAVKTGLITEKEIDSQLAKLLRTRFKLGLFDPKGSNPYDGISIDVVNSETHRALAKEVAVKSMVLLKNNGVLPLKNDLSKYFVTGPNAANIDILLGNYYGVNPKLVTILEGIANAINPASQIQYRLGCMLSEMPKNPIDWASGNAGNSDVTLAVLGISSLLEGEEGESLASATAGDRLDYNLPESQLDYLRKLRKAADKNPEDKKPIVAIITGGSPMNLAEVHELADAVLLVWYPGEEGGTAVADILFGNVSPSGRLPITFPKSLDQLPDYHDYSMKGRTYKYMNLDPMYPFGFGLSYTTFSYGKIQTTTPTMSKKDNLKLKVTITNSGKTTSDEVVQMYISDLEASVTAPNFQLIKTERINLKPNESRTLEFELAPKDFEIVKNDGTRTIEAGEFKIYVGGSSPMKRSFELGAQKMSETIITVK
- a CDS encoding LacI family DNA-binding transcriptional regulator, with protein sequence MYIWFNYFDKRMKEHTEVTIYDIADKLNLATSTISRALKDHHSISKKTIEKVKKTAKEMGYRPNNLAASLRSKKTKTIGVLLPTITQPFLSSLISGIEIAAQKAGYNVVIMQSHDSYEQEVSMTQSLYNNRVSGIICSLAMETQDTSHFQLFMDSNTPLVFVDRVPKTFNTFRVVIDNYAAGYKATQHLISQGCKRIAHLTAGSEFSIYYERKKGYLDALKEANLPIEDDLIIKLKAVTYEEAEKATNKLLDLKNPPDGIFAPGDILGVSAIQCAKKRGVKVPEELAVIGFNNDPISHIIDPNLSTITHPAEKMGQASAEIILKNLKSSKRDEVKEITFLNTEVLVRESSKRN
- a CDS encoding sialate O-acetylesterase produces the protein MNKLKILINVFLIIQSTNLIGQIKLPKLISDGVILQRDEKVKVWGWAAPNEKIKLVFKTKTYNTEADNSGNWQIMLPAQKAGGPFEMVFKASNEITIQDILFGDVWVCSGQSNMELPMERLKEKYGAIIKNATNTHIRQFLVPDTYNFKEPQKDFKDGSWIAATPSTVLEFSGVAYFFAKEIYEKHQIPIGIINAALGGSPIESWLSDDALKDFPEPYEEVQKYKNDTLIERIENSDKKRSDDWYALLNSKDKGIYNHWDLPSGIDFSDWDDMEIPGYWADSALGNINGVVWFSKDIIVPKSMLGKPAKLFLGRIVDQDSVYINGEFVGTTGYQYPPRRYEVKSTILKEGKNTISIRVINNIGKGGFVLDKPYYLAVDNDTIDLKGTWKYKLGTTMQPLKGPTFIRWKPEGLYNAMIAPLINLKIKGVLWYQGESNTHNPKHYAKTLPALINDWRNKWHQGKFPFLFVQLTNFMETSPEPTESNWAQLRQSQLESLKVPNTGMAVTIDLGEWNDIHPLNKEDVGKRLALLARKMAYGEKTIQASSPLPCKATFNGHKVIISFKNKGSDLIIKGEDDLKGFSISDDGVNFVWAKAIIKNNKVEVWNENIKNPTVVRYAWANNPDNANLYSNAGLPSTPFEIKKTTK